The Laspinema palackyanum D2c genome segment AAGTCAACCGAGAAGGGGCCACCGCCACCATTGCTGTGCGTCCTGGGGCGTTTCCCCTCGATCGCCAGAACTAAAGGGCGATCGGGATCAACGTCCCCAGGTTGAATCCGTAGTCTAACGAGCTCCATTTTTCCCTGAACCGCCACCAGCGGAGTCATTCCCCAGGGGACTAACTTGGGATAACCGTTCCTCCAAATGCATCCGTTGTTCCATCTTGTGCAGGAAATAACCCGTCATCATGGCGGATGCCAACAAACCAGACAAATTCTCTCGGTTCGTCGTAATCTGAACCTCAAAGTTCTCCGACGGCAGGACACCCACCAGTCCCTGAACGTTCTGAGAGATTATTTCCTTAATTTCCGGGCTGACTGACTTGGCAACCCGTGCTAAAACTTCTGGAGGTTGATGCTGTAAGTATTTCAGCAACTGATTTGCTTCGATATCTTCATCGTGGGAATTCAGAAAGTCAGGTTGATAAACCATGAGGATCCTAAGTAGCTCAAGTGCTTATTTTCTACTTTAAACCATAGTGCTAGGCAGATGCTCCCTTCCCAGTTGGGATTCCAAACCCGCTCTGAGGGAGCATTATCACATAAATAATAGGCTGTCAACTTCTTAAGAGGTAAAAATTTTCCCCCTCCTTAATTCTCCCCCTCAAAACACTGCCGATTCATAAAATCCGGTAAATTTAGGATTGACAGTTGACTTAGACAGAAAAATCGTGCATAATAGCTATGCTTTGGCGAAATGCTTAATCTGACCGGCTCACACAGCCGCATCCGATTAAACCCTAGCCGAATTCCTCGGGGGCGTGGCGGAATGGTAGACGCTACGGACTTAGAAAACTGAGCCTTATTGGAGAAATCCTTTAAGTGACCGCTCTCAAATTCAGGGAAACCTAACTCTGGCAACAGACAAGGCAATCCTGAGCCAAGCCGAAATTTCGGAAGGTGCAGAGACTCGACGGGAGCTACCCTAACGTAAAGCCGAGGGTAAAGGGAGAGTCCAATTCTCAAAACCAGTATTCTGGCAGCAGCGAAAGTTGCGGGAGAATGAAAATCCGTTGGCTGGAGACAGC includes the following:
- a CDS encoding DUF760 domain-containing protein, producing MVYQPDFLNSHDEDIEANQLLKYLQHQPPEVLARVAKSVSPEIKEIISQNVQGLVGVLPSENFEVQITTNRENLSGLLASAMMTGYFLHKMEQRMHLEERLSQVSPLGNDSAGGGSGKNGAR